A section of the Candidatus Binatia bacterium genome encodes:
- a CDS encoding glycosyl hydrolase, protein MRVDVIIPALNEAESIGPVVRCIPRPPVRSVIVVDNGSTDGTAERAQQAGALVVREPRRGYGRACLAGIAALPTDTDVVVFLDGDGSDDPACLSRLLDPIIRNQADLVVGSRLLGRTEPGALTRVQKTGNQLAALWLRRRFGIGVTDLGPFRAIRRPALQALRMRDRGYGWTVEMQIKAARRGLRYQEVPVPYRPRRSGKSKVSGTFCGSFGAAFKIIAYLAWYDWMRGIAR, encoded by the coding sequence GTGCGCGTAGACGTCATCATTCCGGCTTTGAACGAGGCAGAAAGCATCGGACCCGTGGTGCGCTGCATTCCACGGCCGCCGGTGAGATCGGTCATTGTGGTGGACAACGGGAGCACAGATGGCACGGCGGAGCGTGCCCAGCAGGCAGGCGCTTTAGTAGTGCGCGAGCCGCGCCGAGGCTACGGTCGTGCCTGCCTGGCTGGAATCGCAGCGCTGCCCACGGACACGGACGTCGTCGTTTTCCTCGATGGGGACGGGAGTGACGACCCGGCGTGCCTCTCGCGCTTGCTCGATCCGATTATCCGTAACCAAGCCGACCTAGTGGTGGGCTCGCGTTTGCTCGGGAGAACCGAGCCCGGGGCGTTGACACGAGTCCAAAAGACGGGGAACCAGTTGGCCGCGCTGTGGCTGCGCCGGCGCTTCGGCATAGGGGTAACGGATTTGGGCCCGTTTCGGGCGATTCGACGGCCGGCTTTGCAAGCTTTGCGGATGCGGGACCGAGGGTACGGTTGGACCGTAGAAATGCAGATCAAAGCCGCGCGTCGAGGCTTGCGGTACCAGGAAGTTCCCGTCCCTTACCGGCCGAGGAGAAGCGGGAAGTCGAAGGTGAGCGGAACGTTTTGCGGCTCCTTCGGCGCGGCATTCAAGATTATCGCTTACCTTGCGTGGTACGACTGGATGCGAGGAATCGCGCGATGA
- a CDS encoding deaminase reductase, translating into MGLLTFSINVTLDGCVDHREGIADDETHAFFTRLMDQAGAMLWGRITYELMESYWPAVACGDMQVPPAIYEWAVELEAKPKYVVSATRKHFRWNNTHHLSGDLRTEVQKLKDATPAGVLLGSAKLATELDRLDLIDEYVLLVHPRIAGHGPYLYQSGLPSTRRRELVSVKPLRNGAVAMHFKPNVSSICSITQEGSL; encoded by the coding sequence ATGGGACTTTTGACCTTCAGCATCAACGTCACCCTTGATGGTTGTGTAGACCATCGCGAAGGGATCGCCGACGACGAGACCCACGCGTTTTTCACCCGCCTCATGGACCAGGCAGGGGCGATGCTGTGGGGCCGCATCACGTACGAGTTGATGGAGAGCTACTGGCCAGCGGTCGCATGCGGTGACATGCAGGTGCCACCGGCGATTTACGAGTGGGCGGTGGAGCTGGAGGCTAAGCCAAAGTATGTGGTGTCGGCGACGCGGAAACACTTTCGGTGGAACAATACCCATCACCTCTCCGGCGACCTTCGCACAGAGGTGCAGAAGCTGAAGGACGCAACACCGGCCGGAGTGCTCCTCGGTAGCGCGAAGCTTGCGACCGAGCTCGATCGGCTGGATCTCATTGACGAATATGTGTTACTCGTTCACCCTAGAATCGCTGGACACGGCCCGTACCTTTACCAGAGCGGGCTGCCCAGCACGCGTCGTCGCGAGCTGGTCTCGGTGAAGCCGCTTCGCAACGGTGCAGTCGCCATGCATTTTAAACCCAACGTTTCGTCAATATGCTCAATCACTCAAGAAGGATCACTATGA
- a CDS encoding VOC family protein, with protein MKVQLTPHLWFDKEAREAAEFYCSVFPDAEIPYTAMVRNTPSGDCEVVAFTLASQPFMAISAGPLFKFNPAISFFVNFDPSRNAHAREHLDALWSALSEGGTALMPLGEYPFSKRYGWIQDRYGVSWQLILSNPEGDPRPFIVPCLLFTGKVYGKAEEAGAFYRSVFPGSQAGQLVRYPAGMEYDREGTVMFSDFRLGETWMAAMDSGYDHGFEFNGAISFMIDCDTQEEIDYYWERLSFAPEAEACGWCMDQYGVSWQVSPRLMHEIMTCGDQAIIDRVTETFLTMKKFDLAALERAYKRA; from the coding sequence ATGAAAGTCCAACTCACGCCACACCTCTGGTTTGACAAAGAAGCCCGCGAGGCCGCGGAGTTTTATTGCTCGGTCTTTCCGGATGCCGAAATCCCCTATACAGCAATGGTGCGCAACACCCCCTCGGGCGATTGCGAGGTGGTGGCGTTTACTTTGGCAAGCCAGCCGTTCATGGCGATCAGCGCCGGACCGCTCTTTAAGTTCAACCCTGCGATCTCCTTTTTCGTAAACTTTGATCCCAGTCGGAATGCCCACGCGCGAGAGCACCTCGATGCCCTGTGGAGTGCCCTCAGCGAGGGTGGCACAGCCCTGATGCCCCTGGGCGAGTATCCTTTCAGCAAGCGCTATGGCTGGATTCAGGATCGCTATGGGGTGTCGTGGCAACTCATCCTCAGCAATCCCGAGGGCGATCCCCGGCCATTCATCGTTCCCTGCCTGCTCTTTACCGGCAAGGTGTACGGCAAGGCTGAGGAGGCCGGGGCCTTTTATCGTTCGGTGTTTCCGGGTTCCCAGGCAGGTCAGCTCGTTCGCTATCCTGCGGGAATGGAGTACGATCGTGAAGGTACGGTGATGTTCTCGGACTTCCGGCTGGGCGAGACCTGGATGGCTGCCATGGATAGCGGCTACGACCATGGGTTCGAATTCAATGGGGCGATCTCGTTCATGATAGACTGTGACACGCAGGAAGAGATTGACTACTACTGGGAGCGGCTTTCCTTTGCACCCGAAGCGGAAGCCTGCGGGTGGTGCATGGATCAATATGGCGTTTCCTGGCAAGTCTCTCCCCGGCTCATGCACGAAATCATGACCTGTGGCGATCAGGCGATCATTGACCGGGTCACAGAAACATTTTTAACGATGAAAAAGTTTGACCTTGCGGCGCTCGAAAGAGCGTATAAACGAGCATAA
- a CDS encoding deaminase reductase: MKVLITEFISLDGVVQAPGAPTEDTDGGFAHGGWMVKYFDPEVIGGTFDALAKQSDALLQGRRTYQVSAMAWPSRSGDDFSDWINRVQKYVVSDTLTEADIVWHPTTIIRGKDFLKTVADLRAQPGGYIYVYGSPTMVQSLLAADLVDELVLTVVPLIIGSGKKLFPAMDEPLPFELVSAAKASTGAQVCRYARAR, encoded by the coding sequence ATGAAGGTACTCATTACGGAATTCATCAGCCTCGACGGTGTTGTCCAGGCGCCTGGTGCCCCAACGGAAGACACCGACGGGGGCTTTGCCCACGGCGGATGGATGGTGAAGTATTTTGACCCGGAGGTTATCGGCGGGACGTTCGACGCCCTGGCCAAGCAAAGTGACGCCCTCCTGCAGGGTCGGCGTACCTATCAAGTGTCGGCAATGGCCTGGCCCAGCCGGTCGGGTGACGACTTCTCCGACTGGATCAACCGCGTGCAAAAGTACGTGGTCTCCGACACGCTCACCGAGGCGGACATCGTGTGGCACCCGACCACCATTATCCGCGGCAAGGACTTTCTCAAGACCGTGGCCGATCTGCGGGCGCAGCCGGGTGGCTACATCTACGTGTACGGCAGCCCGACGATGGTGCAGTCGCTCCTGGCCGCCGACCTGGTGGACGAGCTGGTGCTCACGGTCGTGCCACTCATCATCGGGAGCGGCAAGAAGCTCTTCCCGGCGATGGACGAGCCGCTGCCGTTCGAGCTCGTTTCAGCGGCGAAGGCAAGCACCGGCGCCCAGGTCTGCCGCTATGCACGGGCGCGATGA
- a CDS encoding Hg(II)-responsive transcriptional regulator: MKSSSNATTLRRGEVAAQAGVHIETLRYYERRGLLPKPARSAVGYRRYSEEAVRIVRFIKRAQELGFTLREVGQLLQLRETEPAECAEVRTVAEEKIRDIEKKIRDLRAVQRALRALVESCAANSSARVCPILEALEETTERTRVR; encoded by the coding sequence ATGAAAAGCTCGAGCAACGCGACCACGCTGCGCAGGGGTGAAGTAGCGGCACAAGCCGGGGTGCACATAGAGACGCTGAGATATTACGAGCGGCGCGGCTTGCTGCCCAAACCGGCGCGGAGTGCAGTTGGCTACCGGCGCTACTCGGAGGAGGCGGTGCGGATCGTGCGGTTTATCAAGCGCGCGCAGGAACTGGGTTTCACCCTGCGGGAGGTTGGGCAACTGTTGCAACTGCGTGAGACAGAACCGGCGGAATGCGCCGAGGTCCGCACCGTTGCGGAAGAAAAAATCCGAGACATCGAGAAAAAAATTCGTGATCTGCGCGCCGTCCAGCGTGCGCTGCGGGCATTGGTCGAATCTTGCGCCGCCAATAGCTCGGCGCGTGTCTGCCCCATTTTGGAGGCGCTCGAGGAAACCACAGAGCGAACCCGCGTGCGATGA
- a CDS encoding mercuric transporter → MNELEESRTKLVEQRAPSHRMRLSLGASVGSVLAAFVASACCVGPLVFALLGIGGAGLLVRFEPYRPYFIAVTLVLLGAGFYFAYGRSEPASGEGAECGCEVPEVNRAGRFLLWVATALVLAFLSFPYLAPYLLG, encoded by the coding sequence ATGAACGAACTGGAAGAGAGCCGAACGAAGCTCGTGGAACAGAGGGCGCCGTCGCATCGGATGCGGCTTTCGCTCGGTGCGAGTGTCGGGTCCGTCTTGGCTGCATTTGTCGCTTCGGCGTGTTGTGTGGGTCCGCTGGTGTTCGCCCTTCTCGGGATCGGAGGGGCAGGTTTGCTCGTTCGCTTCGAGCCTTACCGGCCGTATTTCATTGCGGTGACGCTCGTGCTGCTCGGCGCCGGGTTTTATTTCGCTTACGGGAGATCGGAACCTGCTTCCGGAGAAGGGGCGGAGTGTGGTTGCGAAGTGCCGGAGGTGAATCGTGCCGGGCGGTTTCTCCTGTGGGTGGCGACCGCACTCGTTTTGGCGTTTCTCAGCTTTCCGTACTTAGCGCCGTATTTGCTGGGATAG
- the merA gene encoding mercuric reductase (possible pseudo, internal stop codon), which translates to MAAVEKCDLLIVGSGSTAFAAALRARELGKSAMMIEERTVGGTCANRGCLPSKNLIEAARIIHECSHPRYPGLRGTALEFDFEELVAQKDALVASYRDKKYESLVGDGIRVERGHAEFVDARTVAIDGKRVTAAAILIATGSRPAIPAVPGLSEVPYLTSDLLSTEDALELKELPKSMLIVGGGYIALELGQMFRRFGTAVTIVECCSELLEMGYEPEVGPALRQMFEAEGIEVLTGATVEEVKAEGDGVTARVAVNGTILQRHVERLLVATGRRPNTDRLRLEAAGVAAGEHGQVLVDEYLRTSVSHIFAAGDVIGSEQHSQMATPVGAQDGAIAAHNALGMKPPRKVDHRVIPRAVFTDPPVATVGMTERQAVAAGHRCWCRALPLSLVPRAGAVHDTRGFIKMVADRDTGEVLGVTMVGRDAPEVIHEAAMALRFRATLQDFVDMIHVYPTMAEALKIAAIARFKDPARLSCCAA; encoded by the coding sequence ATGGCAGCCGTAGAGAAATGCGACTTGCTGATCGTAGGGTCCGGCTCGACGGCGTTTGCGGCCGCACTGCGCGCGCGAGAGCTCGGAAAATCCGCGATGATGATCGAGGAAAGAACCGTTGGCGGCACCTGTGCGAACCGCGGCTGCTTGCCCTCGAAGAACCTCATCGAGGCAGCCCGGATCATTCACGAGTGTAGCCACCCGCGCTATCCAGGCTTACGCGGCACGGCGTTGGAGTTCGATTTCGAGGAGCTGGTGGCACAAAAGGATGCGCTGGTGGCATCGTATCGCGACAAAAAATACGAAAGCCTGGTGGGGGACGGGATTCGGGTCGAGCGTGGCCATGCGGAGTTTGTGGACGCGCGCACGGTGGCGATCGATGGCAAGCGGGTGACCGCTGCGGCGATCCTGATTGCCACGGGTTCCCGGCCGGCGATTCCTGCGGTGCCCGGGCTGAGCGAGGTGCCTTATCTGACCAGCGATTTGCTGTCCACCGAAGACGCTCTGGAACTCAAAGAGCTTCCGAAGTCCATGTTGATCGTGGGTGGGGGCTACATCGCCCTGGAACTCGGGCAAATGTTCCGCCGGTTCGGTACCGCGGTGACGATTGTGGAATGTTGCTCCGAACTGTTGGAGATGGGCTACGAGCCTGAAGTTGGTCCTGCTCTGCGCCAGATGTTCGAGGCGGAGGGTATCGAGGTGCTCACTGGGGCTACGGTGGAGGAAGTGAAGGCGGAAGGCGATGGGGTGACGGCCCGAGTCGCCGTGAACGGGACAATACTGCAGCGTCACGTGGAGCGGCTGCTCGTGGCGACCGGACGACGCCCGAACACAGATCGGCTTCGGCTCGAAGCTGCGGGCGTTGCCGCGGGCGAGCACGGTCAAGTGTTGGTGGACGAGTATCTCCGCACCAGCGTATCCCACATCTTTGCGGCCGGCGACGTCATCGGAAGCGAGCAGCACAGCCAAATGGCGACGCCTGTAGGCGCGCAGGATGGTGCGATTGCGGCGCACAATGCCCTCGGGATGAAGCCGCCACGCAAAGTAGACCATCGTGTCATCCCACGCGCCGTTTTCACCGACCCGCCAGTGGCCACGGTCGGGATGACCGAGCGCCAAGCCGTGGCAGCCGGGCACCGGTGCTGGTGCCGTGCGTTACCGTTGTCACTTGTGCCTCGTGCTGGAGCAGTGCATGACACGCGCGGCTTCATCAAGATGGTGGCGGATCGTGACACCGGGGAAGTGCTCGGTGTCACGATGGTGGGCCGCGACGCCCCAGAAGTGATCCACGAAGCGGCGATGGCGCTGCGCTTCCGGGCCACGCTTCAGGACTTCGTGGACATGATTCATGTGTACCCGACGATGGCGGAAGCTCTGAAAATCGCCGCCATCGCACGTTTCAAGGACCCAGCACGGCTTTCTTGTTGTGCCGCGTAG